The Pseudomonas alkylphenolica genomic sequence CAGCCGCTCGATTTTCAGCAACTGTCGCGATTCGGCCATGATTGCACCGATCAGGAAAGCCCCCAGCACCATGCTGTACTCGAGTTTGACCACCAGCAGGCAGAAGCCGAAACACAGGCCCAGCACGGTGATCAGCAGCATCTCGTTGCTTTCGAAACGTGCGACGTAGGCCAGCAGCCGCGGCACCAGCAGAATGCCGATGACCAGCGCCACAATCATGAACAGCGACAGCTTGCCGACAGTGGAAAACACTTCGCCGGAACTGACCGAGCCACTGACGGCGATCCCCGAAAGCAAGGCGATGATACCGATACCGAGAATATCCTCGACGATCAGTACGCCGAAGATCAGTTGGGCAAAGCGCTCGTTCTTCATCTTCAGGTCGTTGAGCGCCTTGACGATGATGGTGGTCGAGGAAATCGCCAGAATCGCTCCCAGGAACAGCGAATCCATGGTGCTCCAACCGAACCAGCGGCCGATCTCGAAGCCGATCCAGATCATCAGCACGATCTCCAGGAACGCCGCGATAAACGCCGTGGCGCCGACCTTGAACAGCTTTCGCAGGCTGAACTCCAGGCCCAGGCAGAACATCAGGAAGATTACCCCGAGCTCGGCGAGGGTCTTGATCGTATCTTCGTCGTGGATCAGGCCAAACGGTGGGGTGTGCGGGCCGATGATAAAGCCGGCGACGATGTAACCCAGCACCACCGGCTGTTTGAAACGGTGAAAGAGGATGGTGACCACACCCGCAACCAGCATGATCACTGCCAAATCCTGGATAAAGCTGATGGCATGCACGGCGTGGTACTCCTTACCTTGAGACGAAGGACAAACCGCTACTCATCCCAGGAATAGACTGATTGAGTTGCGGGTACATAGTGTTTTTAATGTAGAAAACCCACCTTGCATGGGCCTCCTCAGGTTAACACTGCCGCCTTTCGCGAAAAGCCGGTGCAATAAGTGGAAACAGATCGACCAAATCAACGCCGTAAATGGCACAAACAGCGTGACGGCAAGGCCGCTGTCAGCGTCCCGTCTTTAGATGGGAATCGTAATAGGGGAAAGAAGCGTGAATACCAGTCGCCACCCCGCCTCAGCGCAACCTAACCGTGAGCACACTATGGAACCTGGAAACGCCCAGCTGTCGATGACCGTCCTGATGACCCCGGACATGGCCAACTTTTCTGGCAACGTTCATGGCGGCACACTGCTGAAATACCTCGATGAAGTCGCCTATGCCTGCGCCAGCCGCTATGCCGGGCGTTACGTGGTGACCCTGTCGGTAGACCAGGTGGTCTTTCGCGAGCCGGTACATGTCGGCGAGCTGGTGACCTTTCTTGCCTCGGTCAACTACACCGGCAACACCTCGATGGAAGTCGGCATCAAGGTGGTCACCGAAAACATTCGCGAGCGTTCGGTACGCCACAGCAACAGCTGTTTTTTCACCATGGTCGCCGTCGATGACGACCGCAAGCCTGTAGCGGTACCGCCGCGCCAGCCGGAAAGCAGCGAAGAAAAGCGCCGCTTCCTGCAAGGCAAGCAGCGCCGGCAGATTCGCCAGGAGCTGGAAAAACGCTACCAGGAGCTCAAGGGCGACACGCTTTAACAGCTCAGGCGCCGAGCCTCGAAGCGCACCCGTGGATGCACGATGCGGTCCTGGGCCCGCACCAGCTCGAGTTCGTAGCTGGCGCAGGCCTGGGTTTCGAGCAGTACTTCATGGACGGCGGCGGCGGTGAATTCGAACGCTGCCAGGCAGCTATCGCCCAGCAGCAGGCGCGCCAGGAACAGCCCTGACGTCAGGTCGCCCACGCCCACGGGTTGACGCGGGAAGGCCAGCAGCGGCCGGCGTAGGTGCCAGCTGCCTTCGGCAGTGACCAACAGCATCTCGAAATCATCCGCCCCGCGGCCTGGATAAGCCAGGTGCTTGACCAGTACCGCTTTCGGCCCACGTTCCAGCAGGCTGCGAGCCATGGTCACACAATCTTCCAGGGACTCCGGCCGGCGATCACAGAAACTGTCCAGTTCCAGCTGATTCGGGCATAACACATCAGCGGCGGCCAACGCTTCTTCAAGCAGAAAGCGGCTGACTTCGGCCGGTACGATGCAGCCCTTTTCCGGATGCCCCATGACCGGGTCACACAGGTACAAGGCCTTGGGGTTGGCCGCCTTGATCCGCGCTACGCCACTGAGGATCGCGCGTCCCTGCTCGGCGCTGCCCATATAGCCGGACAACACCGCATCGCAATTACCCAACTCGCCGATCGCGGCAATGCCCTCGACCAGTGCGGGAATTTGAGCAGGCGCAAGCACTTCTCCCGTCCACTGGCCATACTGAGTGTGATTGGAGAACTGCACGGTATTGAGTGCCCAGACATTCACACCGACCCGCTGCATCGGGAACACTGCCGCGCCATTACCGGCATGGCCGAAAACTACATGGGACTGGATGGCGAGCAGATGCGGCGTACGTTTCATGCAAGACTTCCGAAGCAGTGAATTGAAAGACAAGACGCGCAGTATGGCGTCAAATGCCACCTGTACGACAGAGCGGGGAGGCAGTTAAGCTGAGCGTACTTCGTTGGAGTAAATGTAAATGCTGACCCTGGGTAATCTCTCCGTGCTGATGCTGCTGGCTACAGCTGGCGCCTGGCTGTGGCACAACCACGGATTGCGTGAAAAGGCCCTGGAACGGGTCAAGCAGCACTGTGCAAAACTCGATCTGGAACTGCTCGATGGCAACGTGGCGCTCAAGCGCATCGGTTTTGTCCGCGACGCCCAGGGTCGCAAGCGCCTGGCCCGTGTGTATAACTTCGAGTTCACCGTCACCGGTGAGCAGCGCCACCCGGGCACTGTCACCCAGTTTGGCGCCCATAGCATGCAGATCGAACTGGCGCCCTACCCGTTCGAAATCAAACCGGCACAGCATGCTGACAACGTCATCGAAATGAATCAGTGGCGCCAGGACCATAACCGCTGGCGTAACTAGAGCCGGCAAGCCTGCATGGCTTGCTGCAGCAGCTTTTGATCCTGTGCGCTGGTGAAAATCAGCTCGATGCGCGAGTCACGACGCCATTCGCTGGGTTGCCAGTGCAGATCGCCCTGCCCGCCTACCGCGTTGATCGACTGCCAACCTTGCGGGCTGTGGATAACCAGTTTGGCCCGGCGCCAGTCGAAGTCACGCAGCAACTGTTCGAGACGCGAACGTTCGAACCTCTGCTGCGGATGCCAGCGCCAGCCGATACTCCAGCCCTCGGCAGCGTCCTGAATGCTGCAGATTGGCTCCTGTGGATTTATCCACAGGGCCGCCGTAGGCCCGGTTGTATTGGGCAAAACCAGCTTATCCACAGACGCGGTTTCACCCGGTGCAAACACCTGGGTGGGCAACTCCGATAACGGCAATCGCCCCTGTTCGGTCCAGTACAGCGGCTGACGGGGCAGCTGTGAAGTTATCCACAAGCGCTTTTCATCATCAAGCCCTTGGGATTTATTCAGCACCAGCAGGCCTGCGTCGGCCAACGCGTCCTGCTGCGCCTCAGGTAAAGCACTGCCCGCTGCAAGTTGCTCGGCATCCAGCACCATGACCGCTGGTTGTACAGCCAATACCCCACGCCATGGCGGCTGCCGAAGTTGCTCCAGCAATTGCAGTGGATGCCCCAACCCCGAAGGTTCGATAAACAACCGGTGCGGTTTAGCTTTGCGCAGTAAACGCCCCAGTCCGACCTGAAAAGGCGCACCGTTGACGCAACACAGACAGCCACCCGCCACCTCGCCCATGGCGATACCCTGATCATCGGTACTCAGCAACGCCGCATCCAGGCCGATCTGACCGAACTCGTTGATCAGAATGGCCCAGCGCTCGTTTACCGGTCGCTGGGCCATTAGCTGACGGATAAGGCTGGTTTTGCCGGCCCCCAAAGGTCCGGCAATAACGTGGGTAGGGATGTTCTGCAGCATATGACGTTAGCGGTCCTGGATTTTCATCACTATGCCTTGAAATCAGTCCATTGCGTCAAGCCGCCTCTTCGTCATGCCAAGGGCCGAAAGGATCTGCCAGTTGGCACCAGCTTTCGGCGCCTTCAGCCATTTCCGCGTCGCTCAGCAGGCAAGCGTCCAGATCGGTCTTCAGCTGGGTGAAGTCAATGTTCTGACCGATGAACACCAGTTCCTGACGGCAATCACCGCATTCGGCCGTCCAGTTGTTGAGGATTGCTGCCGTACTCTGTTCATCTTGCGGCCAGTGCTGACGCGGCACAAAGCGCCACCAGCGTCCGGCAAAACCGTAACGCATCATGCCCCCGGCCTGCGACCAGCTGCCGGCCTCCTGATGCTTGCTGGCCAGCCAGAAGAACCCTTTCGAGCGCAGCAAGCGGCCATTACTCCACGCGTTGTGGATAAAGTCGAAGAAGCGCTGTGGATGCAGCGGACGACGGGCTTGCCAGGTGCTGGCGGCGATACCGTACTCCTCGGTTTCCGGCACATGCTCTCCGCGCAGTTCCTGCAGCCATCCCGGGGCCTCGGCGGCACGCTCGAAATCGAACAGGCCGGTATTGAGGATCGACGTCAAAGGCACCTGGCCCATGAGCATCGGTACGATCCGCGCATGGGCATTGAGGCTGCGCAGGATGGCGCAGAGTTCTTTGCGCTCATGGCTGCTGATCAGGTCGATCTTGCTGAGCAGGATCACATCGGCAAACTCCACTTGTTCGATCAGCAGGTCGCTGATCGAACGCTGGTCGTCCTCGCCCAGGGTTTCGCCATGACTGGCCAGGCTTTCTGCCGCCTGGTAATCACGCAGGAAGTTCAACCCGTCGACAACCGTGACCATGGTGTCCAGCCGCGCCTGATCGGCCAGGCTGCGGCCTTGCTCATCACGGAAGGTAAATGTCTCGGCAACCGGTAACGGTTCGGAGATGCCGGTGGACTCGATCAGCAGGTAGTCAAAGCGGCCCTCGCGCGCCAGCCGGCCAACCTCTTCAAGCAAGTCCTCACGCAGGGTGCAGCAGATGCAGCCGTTGCTCATCTCCACCAGTTTTTCTTCAGCGCGGTTGAGGCTGACATTGCGTTGCACCTCGCTGGCATCGATGTTGATTTCACTCATGTCGTTGACGATCACTGCCACCCGCAGGTTCTCGCGGTTGCGCAGGACATGGTTGAGCAGGGTGCTTTTGCCGGCACCCAGAAAGCCGGAAAGCACGGTGACGGGAAGGCGGTTGGGCATGATCAGATCCTCATCGGGGCAGGCGCATTCGAACGATGCATTGCACAATGTTATATTATAACAATACAATCTCGCCAAGCTGCTTTGCCTGAACTCGACCGAAGGCCCCTCGAAGGACGCCAAAAATGAAACTGTTGTGCCTGTCTGCCACTGCCCTATTGCTGCTGTGCCTGCCTGTTGCAGCCGTGGCTGTTCCACTGAGCAAAGGCTTGGCGCTGTGCACCCGTAGCGCCACCTTGCTGGCGTGTGGTGATGCGCAAGGCAATTACTACAGCGTGCGCAGCGAGGGCAGCACGACTTATCTGCGTGGTTATGAAGTGCAGGGACGGCGGCTATGGACACAAACCAACAGCCGTTACGGGCAGCTGACGTTCTACACCGGCCTGGCCAGTGACGGTGAAACCTGGGTGGGTTACAGCCGCAAAGTCGGCTGGACCACTTTCAATCGGGTGTCCAGCTCCAGCGGTCAGCGCTTCAACCTGCACTGCAATCGCCTGAGCGGCTGCCAGTAATCACTCTCGCCAAACAGAATACGAGCTGCCCATGACTGCCCTGACGCTTCCTGATATTGCCGCGCAAGCCATTCACACCTCCTTGCCCCTGGACTGGGTTGGCATGTGCAACATTGCTTTGCCGGTGTTGTTTGATGGCAGCACCTTGCGAGCAAGTGCCGACGCGGGCGTCAGCCTGGACGATGGCAGCTCACGCGGTATCCACATGTCACGCTTGTATCTGGCACTGGAGGTGTTCGAACAGCAGCCTTTAACACCTCTGCTCATTCACCAGGTGCTGGATACTTTTCTGGAAAGCCACGCAGGAATATCCGCAGGCGCTTACTTGAATTTGCACTTCGAACTCATGCTCAAACGTCCGGCATTGATCAGCCCGTTGGCGGGGTGGAAAGCCTATCCAGTCAGCCTTTCTGCACAGCTAAAAGACGAAGTGTTCCACGTGGAACTAAAAGTGCAGCTGGATTACTCCTCCACCTGCCCTTGCTCTGCTGCCCTGGCCAGGCAATTGATTCAACAGCAATTCCTCACCGATTTCGGCAACCGTAGCCTCAGCCATGAGGCTGTACTTGACTGGTTGGGCAGCGCCCAGGGTGTGGTGGCAACGCCTCACAGCCAACGCAGTGTGGCGCAATTGCAGATACGCTTGAAGCAAGGGGTCAGCGAGCTGCCGATCAAGGCACTGATCGATCAGGCGGAGACGGCACTCGGCACCGCCGTGCAAACTGCGGTGAAGCGCGCAGACGAACAAGCCTTTGCCTTGGCCAACGGTCAGAACCTGATGTTCTGTGAAGACGCCGCTCGCCGTCTGCACCTGGCCCTGCAACACCTGACCTGGCTGAGCGGCTTCAGCCTGCGCGTGGAACATGCAGAGAGTCTGCATGCCCACGATGCGGTTGCTCACAGCCAGTGGCACTGGTAACGCGGTTCAAGGTGTTTTAGGTTCGCGGCTTGACGCTACCGCAGTCGTCGCCCAGCCAAACGGCACGCGTGTTCATGCTGCCTTGTTGCTGGACACCCGAAGCATTGAAGGTGCCGTTCACCGTGGTGGTGAACTCTTTATCACTCTGGAATGTTGCTACCCCATTACCCTGCGCTTTCGGGCAGCTGAAAGTGAACTTCCAGACATTGCCCGTGCGCTCGGTAATCTTCTGGGCACAACCGGACTTCGGGTCTTGCAGCGGGATATCGTTGGTCTTGACCTGCTCAGGCGTCAGGCACGAGCGCACGCCCTGACCGGCGACACTGATCCCCTGCTTGGCCAGGCCGCCTTCAATCATCGCCCGCTGCTCGGGCGGCAGGTTCTTCAACTGGCCGAGCATGAAGCCCATGTCCGGCAGCGCCTTGCCATCGACCTGCATGTTGCTGGTGGTCAGCTCCCACAACCCCGGTTGCAACATCTGCGCATGCACCAACGGGCTCGATACACCCAGGACCAATGCCAGCATTGGCAGACGACTTTTCATGTAATGACTCCTCGAAACTCCAGCCCCAAGCTGGAACACAGCTTAGACGTCAATTTGCCCTTTCGGTTGCAAGTAGCGTGTGGAACATGCTCTGTTAGAGGCAGTGCCTTTGGACAGCAGGATGCATATGGATTACCACAGCCCCTACTTCTTCGGTTACCTGATCGGTGCCCTGCACTTGCTTGGTGCCATCGCCGCCATGCATGCGGTGCTCACCGTGCGCACTGCCCAGGGTGCAATTGCCTGGGCCTTGTCGCTGCTGTTTATCCCCTACTTCACCTTGATCCCTTACCTGGTATTTGGCAGTCGTACCTTCGACGCCTACATCCAGGCGCGACGCCAGGCCAACCGCGAAATGCATGTGGCCATGGCCGACCTCAACTGGCGACCATGGGTCGATGAAGCGCTGGCAGCACGCAACTCCGAATCCTATGGCGCACTTCGGGCCATGCCCAGGTTGGGGCGGATGCCGTATCTGGCGAACAACCAGGTGCGCCTGCTGATCGACGGCAAGGCAACTTTCGACGCGATCTTCGCCGCCATCGAGCAAGCACGTGACACGGTGCTGGTGCAGTTCTTCATCATCCATGACGACAAGCTGGGGCGCGCCTTGCAAGCCCTGCTGCTGAAGAAAGCCGCCGAAGGGGTAAACATCTATGTGCTGTACGACCGGGTCGGCAGCCACGCCCTGCCCGCCAGCTACAGTCAAAAACTGCGCGACGGTGGTGTGAACATCCGCGCCTTCGCCACGCGCCGTGGTTGGTTCAACCGCTTTCAGGTCAACTTCCGCAACCACCGCAAGATCGTCGTGGTCGATGGCGTGCAGGGTTTTCTCGGCGGGCACAACGTCGGCGACGAGTACCTGGGCGAAAAGCCCAGGCTCTCACCCTGGCGCGATACCCATGTGCAAGTCAGCGGCCCGGTGCTGGCCTGCCTGCAGGAATCTTTTGCCGAGGACTGGTTCTGGGCCGCACGCAAACTGCCGCCGCTGATCCTGCCGGACACCTACCCCGAAGATGGCGTGCTCTGTCAGGTACTGGCCAGTGGTCCGGCCGACCCTCAGGAAACCTGCTCGCTGTTCTTCGTCGAAGCCATCCATTCGGCAAGGGAGCGGCTGTGGATTACCAGCCCCTACTTCATTCCTGATGAGGCGGTGGCCGCCGCACTACGCCTGGCCGTATTTCGCGGAGTGGATGTACGTATCCTTTTGCCGTCGCGTGCGGACCATCGCATCGTCTATGCGGCATCCAGCCTCTATGCCTTCGAAGCGGTGCGCGCCGGGGTAAGGATGTTCCGCTATGGTCCGGGTTTCCTGCACCAGAAGGTGGTGCTGATCGACAACGAGATCAGCGCCATCGGCAGCGCCAACCTCGACAACCGTTCGTTCCGCCTGAACTTCGAAGTGATGCTGCTGACGGTCGACCGCGACTTCGCCGATCAGGTCGAAGCCATGCTCATCCATGACTTCGACCAGGCCAGGGAGATCAGTGCCGAGGACAGCCAGGACACCCACCGCCTACAACTATTGGGCATGCGTATCGCCCGGCTGATTTCACCGATTCTCTAATCACCTCAGCGATAGAGGTCCTCGCGGGTCAGCGGCAGGTCATGATGGCCGTCGGCATAAGGTTTGACCGCGAGGATCTGGTGCAGGTTGATCCAGCCCTTGGCGAAGGCGTAGGAACAGCCAGCCAGGTACAGGCGCCAGATCCGCAGGGCCCTTTCCGGCACCAGCGTCGAGGCTGCTTGTAACTGGCTTTCCAGGCGGTCGCTCCAGTGCTTGAGCGTGCGCGCGTAGTGCAGGCGCAGGCTCTCGACATCGACAATCTCAAGACCGGCATGGCTGATGCTGGCAGCGATCATCGACAAGTGCGGCAGCTCGCCGTGAGGGAACACATAGCGTCCGATGAAACTCCCGGCACCCCGCCCTACCGGACGCCCGTCCACATGCTTGGCGGTGATGCCGTGGTTCATCACCAGACCACCTTCGCGCACGGCACCGAACAGACGCTCAGAGTACAGCGCCAGGTTGGCATGGCCGACATGCTCGAACATGCCGACACTGACCACCTTGTCGAAGCGGCCATCCTGAGGAATGTCGCGGTAGTCGAGAATCTGCAGCTTCACCTGGTTTTGCAGACCTTCGTCCTTGACCCGTTGGCGGCCGAGCTTGAGCTGCTCTTTGCTCAGGGTGATACCTAACACCTTGGCGCCAAACTCCCGGGCGGCAAAACGCGACAACCCACCCCAACCACAGCCGACATCGAGCAGGTAGTCCCCCTTCTGCAAGCGCAGCTTGCGGCACAGGTGCTCGAACTTGTTCTGCTGGGCCTGCTCAAGGGTGTCCTGCTCGGTTTTGAAGTAGGCGCAGGAATAGGCCATGTCGCGGTCCAGCCACAGCTGGTAGAAATCGTTGGACAGGTCGTAGTGATAGGAAATCGCCGCCGCGTCAGTTTCCTTGTCATGCTCGCTGCGTACTGGCTGGTCATCGACTTCATGCTTGAGCAAGGCTTCGCTGAGCTCATCGCAAACCCGGATCACCTCACCGATGGTGCCCTCCAGTTCCAGCTTGCCTTCGACGAAGGCCGCACCCAGTTCTTCCAGGCTCGGATGGGTAAATTGGCTGATCAGCTGCGGATCCTTTACCACGATAGTGACCTGGGGCTTAGGACCCAGATCGAACTCATGGCCATCCCACAGCTTCAGGCGCAGGGGTAATCGCAGGCTTTGCAGAACGGGCGGAAGTTGCGCAAGCATGAAATGAGCCTCCCTTTTTCATCGGACGTCACCGCCAAAGGGTAGTTCATCTGTCGGAAGTTTCAGCCTATCGCGACCATAGTCTGAAGCTGTCGCCCCCATTCCAGACCCTTTTTGGGAAATCGAAGCGCACGATTGATTGTATACAATCACTTGCCTGGCAGACTAATCTTGGCGCCATTGTCGATTCTTCATCCTGGAGTACAACAATGAAAACCTATGATGTGGTGATCATCGGCGGCGGCCCGGGCGGCTACAACGCCGCAATCCGCGCCGGTCAGCTGGGCATGAGCGTGGCCTGTGTGGAAGGCCGCTCGACCCTGGGCGGTACCTGCCTGAATGTCGGTTGCATGCCGTCCAAGGCACTGCTGCATGCCTCGGAGCTGTATGAAGCGGCGGTGGGCAGCGAGTTCGCCAACCTGGGTATCGAGGTCAAACCGACCTTGAACCTCGCCCAGATGATGAAGCAGAAAGACGAAAGCGTGACCGGCCTGACCAAGGGCATCGAGTTCCTGTTCCGCAAGAACAAGGTCGACTGGATCAAGGGCTGGGGCCAGATCGCAGGCACAGGCCGGGTCAATGTCAGTGCCGAGGACGGCAGCATCACTGAGCTGCAGGCCAAGGACATCATCATCGCCACCGGCTCCGAGCCAACCCCACTACCGGGTGTGACCATCGACAACCAACGCATCATCGACTCAACTGGCGCCCTGTCGCTGCCCAGCGTGCCCAAGCACCTGGTGGTGATCGGTGCTGGCGTGATCGGCCTGGAGCTGGGTTCGGTATGGCGGCGCCTGGGGAGTCAGGTCACCGTGATCGAATACCTTGACCGCATCTGTCCGGGCACCGACGAAGAGACCGCCAAAACCCTGCAACGCGCGCTGGCCAAGCAAGGCATCAGTTTCAAGCTGGGCAGCAAGGTCACTC encodes the following:
- a CDS encoding acyl-CoA thioesterase codes for the protein MEPGNAQLSMTVLMTPDMANFSGNVHGGTLLKYLDEVAYACASRYAGRYVVTLSVDQVVFREPVHVGELVTFLASVNYTGNTSMEVGIKVVTENIRERSVRHSNSCFFTMVAVDDDRKPVAVPPRQPESSEEKRRFLQGKQRRQIRQELEKRYQELKGDTL
- the pdxY gene encoding pyridoxal kinase PdxY, encoding MKRTPHLLAIQSHVVFGHAGNGAAVFPMQRVGVNVWALNTVQFSNHTQYGQWTGEVLAPAQIPALVEGIAAIGELGNCDAVLSGYMGSAEQGRAILSGVARIKAANPKALYLCDPVMGHPEKGCIVPAEVSRFLLEEALAAADVLCPNQLELDSFCDRRPESLEDCVTMARSLLERGPKAVLVKHLAYPGRGADDFEMLLVTAEGSWHLRRPLLAFPRQPVGVGDLTSGLFLARLLLGDSCLAAFEFTAAAVHEVLLETQACASYELELVRAQDRIVHPRVRFEARRLSC
- a CDS encoding DUF3301 domain-containing protein; its protein translation is MLTLGNLSVLMLLATAGAWLWHNHGLREKALERVKQHCAKLDLELLDGNVALKRIGFVRDAQGRKRLARVYNFEFTVTGEQRHPGTVTQFGAHSMQIELAPYPFEIKPAQHADNVIEMNQWRQDHNRWRN
- a CDS encoding CobW family GTP-binding protein, whose amino-acid sequence is MLQNIPTHVIAGPLGAGKTSLIRQLMAQRPVNERWAILINEFGQIGLDAALLSTDDQGIAMGEVAGGCLCCVNGAPFQVGLGRLLRKAKPHRLFIEPSGLGHPLQLLEQLRQPPWRGVLAVQPAVMVLDAEQLAAGSALPEAQQDALADAGLLVLNKSQGLDDEKRLWITSQLPRQPLYWTEQGRLPLSELPTQVFAPGETASVDKLVLPNTTGPTAALWINPQEPICSIQDAAEGWSIGWRWHPQQRFERSRLEQLLRDFDWRRAKLVIHSPQGWQSINAVGGQGDLHWQPSEWRRDSRIELIFTSAQDQKLLQQAMQACRL
- the zigA gene encoding zinc metallochaperone GTPase ZigA, with amino-acid sequence MPNRLPVTVLSGFLGAGKSTLLNHVLRNRENLRVAVIVNDMSEINIDASEVQRNVSLNRAEEKLVEMSNGCICCTLREDLLEEVGRLAREGRFDYLLIESTGISEPLPVAETFTFRDEQGRSLADQARLDTMVTVVDGLNFLRDYQAAESLASHGETLGEDDQRSISDLLIEQVEFADVILLSKIDLISSHERKELCAILRSLNAHARIVPMLMGQVPLTSILNTGLFDFERAAEAPGWLQELRGEHVPETEEYGIAASTWQARRPLHPQRFFDFIHNAWSNGRLLRSKGFFWLASKHQEAGSWSQAGGMMRYGFAGRWWRFVPRQHWPQDEQSTAAILNNWTAECGDCRQELVFIGQNIDFTQLKTDLDACLLSDAEMAEGAESWCQLADPFGPWHDEEAA
- the folE2 gene encoding GTP cyclohydrolase FolE2 is translated as MTALTLPDIAAQAIHTSLPLDWVGMCNIALPVLFDGSTLRASADAGVSLDDGSSRGIHMSRLYLALEVFEQQPLTPLLIHQVLDTFLESHAGISAGAYLNLHFELMLKRPALISPLAGWKAYPVSLSAQLKDEVFHVELKVQLDYSSTCPCSAALARQLIQQQFLTDFGNRSLSHEAVLDWLGSAQGVVATPHSQRSVAQLQIRLKQGVSELPIKALIDQAETALGTAVQTAVKRADEQAFALANGQNLMFCEDAARRLHLALQHLTWLSGFSLRVEHAESLHAHDAVAHSQWHW
- a CDS encoding DUF3617 domain-containing protein translates to MKSRLPMLALVLGVSSPLVHAQMLQPGLWELTTSNMQVDGKALPDMGFMLGQLKNLPPEQRAMIEGGLAKQGISVAGQGVRSCLTPEQVKTNDIPLQDPKSGCAQKITERTGNVWKFTFSCPKAQGNGVATFQSDKEFTTTVNGTFNASGVQQQGSMNTRAVWLGDDCGSVKPRT
- the cls gene encoding cardiolipin synthase, yielding MDYHSPYFFGYLIGALHLLGAIAAMHAVLTVRTAQGAIAWALSLLFIPYFTLIPYLVFGSRTFDAYIQARRQANREMHVAMADLNWRPWVDEALAARNSESYGALRAMPRLGRMPYLANNQVRLLIDGKATFDAIFAAIEQARDTVLVQFFIIHDDKLGRALQALLLKKAAEGVNIYVLYDRVGSHALPASYSQKLRDGGVNIRAFATRRGWFNRFQVNFRNHRKIVVVDGVQGFLGGHNVGDEYLGEKPRLSPWRDTHVQVSGPVLACLQESFAEDWFWAARKLPPLILPDTYPEDGVLCQVLASGPADPQETCSLFFVEAIHSARERLWITSPYFIPDEAVAAALRLAVFRGVDVRILLPSRADHRIVYAASSLYAFEAVRAGVRMFRYGPGFLHQKVVLIDNEISAIGSANLDNRSFRLNFEVMLLTVDRDFADQVEAMLIHDFDQAREISAEDSQDTHRLQLLGMRIARLISPIL
- the cfaB gene encoding C17 cyclopropane fatty acid synthase CfaB encodes the protein MLAQLPPVLQSLRLPLRLKLWDGHEFDLGPKPQVTIVVKDPQLISQFTHPSLEELGAAFVEGKLELEGTIGEVIRVCDELSEALLKHEVDDQPVRSEHDKETDAAAISYHYDLSNDFYQLWLDRDMAYSCAYFKTEQDTLEQAQQNKFEHLCRKLRLQKGDYLLDVGCGWGGLSRFAAREFGAKVLGITLSKEQLKLGRQRVKDEGLQNQVKLQILDYRDIPQDGRFDKVVSVGMFEHVGHANLALYSERLFGAVREGGLVMNHGITAKHVDGRPVGRGAGSFIGRYVFPHGELPHLSMIAASISHAGLEIVDVESLRLHYARTLKHWSDRLESQLQAASTLVPERALRIWRLYLAGCSYAFAKGWINLHQILAVKPYADGHHDLPLTREDLYR
- the lpdA gene encoding dihydrolipoyl dehydrogenase — encoded protein: MKTYDVVIIGGGPGGYNAAIRAGQLGMSVACVEGRSTLGGTCLNVGCMPSKALLHASELYEAAVGSEFANLGIEVKPTLNLAQMMKQKDESVTGLTKGIEFLFRKNKVDWIKGWGQIAGTGRVNVSAEDGSITELQAKDIIIATGSEPTPLPGVTIDNQRIIDSTGALSLPSVPKHLVVIGAGVIGLELGSVWRRLGSQVTVIEYLDRICPGTDEETAKTLQRALAKQGISFKLGSKVTQATASAEGVSLSLEPAAGGASENLQADYVLVAIGRRPYTKGLGLENVGLETDKRGMLANEHHRSAVPGIWVIGDVTSGPMLAHKAEDEAVACIERIAGKAHEVNYNLIPGVIYTRPELASVGKTEEQLKAEGRAYKVGKFPFTANSRAKINHETEGFAKVLADANTDEVLGVHLVGPSVSEMIGEFCVAMEFSASAEDIALTCHPHPTRSEALRQAAMNVEGMAMQI